The following proteins are encoded in a genomic region of Candidatus Micrarchaeia archaeon:
- the cysS gene encoding cysteine--tRNA ligase, whose product MQLYNSLTKKMEKFEPLNGMRVNLYVCGLTPYDHTHMGHARTYAAFDMLRRYLALKGYEVFHIQNVTDVDDKILKRAKESKQDPRKLAGEFSAEASELFKKLNILEASAYPKVTGHIPEIIALVKKLVESGHAYETETGVYFEVKKFPEYGKLSGQKLDEILAGSRKAVDETKKNPEDFALWKKTSGDAIEFDSPWGRGRPGWHIECSAMAGVYAKTLDIHGGARDLIFPHHENEIAQSEAAGAKPFVRFWLHTGFLTVSGEKMSKSLGNFVTLKDVLAQHSPNAVRMFFAMAHYRSPIDYNPEQIRQAEATVGSIMNTLDSIDRALEERGKKKIKDIPLSNELKKKFLNFYHFVDLDFDIPTGITYVFSLMKSVNAHLSGDSLDYEALEYTKLEMGKVLEILGLVREKKQIPDKTCELLDLLVELRDSARKKKDFKASDRIRDRLRQLGFVLEDGDDGRTRWKSL is encoded by the coding sequence ATGCAGCTTTACAACTCGCTCACGAAAAAAATGGAAAAGTTCGAGCCGCTCAACGGCATGAGGGTGAATCTCTACGTGTGCGGCCTCACGCCCTACGACCACACCCACATGGGCCACGCGCGCACCTACGCCGCGTTCGACATGCTCAGGCGCTACCTCGCCCTGAAGGGCTACGAAGTGTTCCACATCCAGAACGTCACCGACGTTGACGACAAGATACTGAAAAGGGCGAAGGAAAGCAAGCAGGACCCCCGCAAGCTCGCCGGGGAGTTCAGCGCCGAGGCGTCGGAGCTGTTCAAAAAGCTCAACATCCTCGAAGCCAGCGCATATCCTAAAGTTACGGGGCACATCCCAGAAATAATAGCGCTGGTGAAAAAGCTCGTGGAAAGCGGCCATGCATACGAGACCGAGACCGGCGTGTATTTCGAAGTGAAGAAGTTCCCTGAATACGGAAAACTCTCTGGCCAGAAGCTCGACGAAATACTCGCAGGCTCGCGGAAAGCTGTTGACGAGACCAAGAAAAACCCGGAGGATTTCGCGCTCTGGAAAAAAACCAGCGGGGACGCGATAGAGTTCGACAGCCCGTGGGGCCGCGGGCGCCCGGGCTGGCACATAGAATGCAGCGCAATGGCCGGCGTGTACGCGAAAACGCTGGACATACACGGCGGTGCCAGGGATTTGATATTCCCCCACCACGAAAACGAAATCGCGCAGAGCGAGGCCGCAGGCGCAAAGCCTTTCGTGCGCTTCTGGCTCCACACCGGCTTCCTCACCGTCTCGGGGGAGAAGATGAGCAAGAGCCTCGGGAATTTCGTGACGCTCAAGGATGTTCTCGCGCAGCACAGCCCGAACGCGGTGCGGATGTTCTTCGCCATGGCGCATTACAGGAGCCCGATAGATTACAACCCCGAGCAGATACGGCAGGCCGAGGCAACAGTAGGTTCCATAATGAACACGCTGGACAGCATAGACCGCGCGCTCGAGGAGCGCGGCAAAAAGAAAATCAAGGACATCCCGCTTTCCAACGAACTGAAAAAGAAATTCCTCAATTTCTACCACTTCGTTGACCTGGACTTCGACATCCCGACCGGCATAACGTACGTGTTCTCGCTTATGAAATCCGTGAACGCCCATCTTTCCGGGGACAGCCTGGACTACGAGGCGCTCGAATACACCAAGCTGGAGATGGGCAAGGTGCTGGAAATCCTGGGGCTGGTGCGCGAGAAGAAGCAGATTCCGGACAAGACGTGCGAGCTCCTGGACCTGCTCGTGGAATTAAGGGATTCCGCGCGCAAGAAGAAGGATTTCAAGGCCTCGGACAGGATACGGGACCGGCTCAGGCAGCTCGGCTTTGTCTTGGAAGACGGGGACGACGGGAGAACAAGGTGGAAATCCCTATAA
- a CDS encoding DUF4234 domain-containing protein: MAVKNRNPIFVIAVSIVTLGIYALYWFYMTRKELYELLKKDGNALIDLVLMFIPIINFYAIWKYCDDVSALSKGAQSNILLFVLALVFFPATQYLAQNEINKHATA; this comes from the coding sequence ATGGCAGTGAAGAACAGGAACCCGATCTTCGTGATTGCGGTTTCCATAGTAACGCTCGGAATCTATGCCCTCTATTGGTTCTACATGACCCGGAAGGAGCTGTACGAGCTGCTGAAGAAAGACGGGAACGCGCTCATAGACCTCGTCCTGATGTTTATCCCGATAATAAACTTCTACGCGATATGGAAGTATTGCGACGATGTGTCCGCGCTGTCGAAAGGAGCCCAGAGCAACATACTCCTCTTCGTGCTCGCGCTGGTCTTCTTCCCGGCAACGCAATATCTTGCCCAGAACGAAATCAACAAGCACGCAACCGCATAA
- a CDS encoding DUF4870 domain-containing protein — MPPKKAKAQEEASVGEKTEAKKEKSPENDSNLMAALSYLINLIGLPASIIFYLVKKEDSYVRFHALQATVLWAAMFLVGMVCVVALIVLSIVTMGFGGILGICMLPFGLIFLVADLYLAYLAYQGQKYKIPAIGDFVEKYV, encoded by the coding sequence ATGCCGCCGAAAAAGGCAAAAGCACAGGAAGAGGCTTCCGTAGGAGAGAAAACTGAAGCAAAGAAGGAGAAATCCCCTGAGAACGACAGCAACCTCATGGCCGCACTGAGCTATCTCATCAACCTCATCGGCCTCCCGGCCAGCATAATCTTCTATCTAGTGAAGAAAGAGGACTCTTACGTGCGGTTCCACGCGCTCCAGGCAACGGTGCTCTGGGCAGCCATGTTCCTGGTGGGCATGGTGTGCGTAGTTGCGCTCATAGTATTGAGCATTGTCACCATGGGCTTCGGAGGCATTCTCGGAATCTGCATGCTCCCGTTCGGCCTGATATTCCTGGTCGCTGACCTGTACCTGGCGTACCTCGCATACCAGGGCCAGAAGTACAAGATACCGGCCATAGGCGACTTCGTGGAGAAGTACGTCTGA